AGCCGAGTTCGCCGAGGATCCACTGGAGCCGCTGGCCGTGTTCGTCGCCGGTAAATGGGATGCCGGTCGTGTCGGCTCCCTCATGTGGTCGTTCGGCGAGGAAGAGGAACTCACCGCCGACGTCGCCGTAGCCGTGGACGACGTTCTCGCGGGACTCACAGAGGTCACAGTTCGTACACTGCTCGTCCATGCCGAACGGGTTTTCGAGTTCGGGCTGGTGTGCGTCCACACACGGTCCACGGGAGCCGAAAATAAAACGCTACGGTTGAGCGGCGGCAGTCGCGAATCGGGCCTACAGCCCGGCAAGGACGAGCGCCGTCTCGGCGTCTGCGGCCATCTCTTCGAGTTCGGGACCGTAGACGGTGACGAAATAGAGGAGTGTGAGCAGGATTCCATTGTAAACCCCGTGAATGAGTGCGACGACAGTCAGATTCTCGGTCCACTCGTAGATCCCGCCGAAGACGAGCGAGCCGCCGAACAGTGCGGTCAGTGAGGCCGCCGTCGAAGCGATGCCGGCCGACCCGAAGCCGTGGGCGGGGAGATGGATGGATGCAAAGATCAGGCTGGCCAGCACGATTGCTCCCACCGGGCCGAACGATTCGCGGAGTCGACTCTGGACGACACCGCGGTATAACAGCTCCTCGAAGGGACCGACGATGAGAATCATCAGCGGGACCAAATACAGGTAGAAACTCGGCTCGATCCCGGTCAACCCGCTGAGGGCGTGCTGTGAGGGTTCGACCCCGGCCAGCAAACTCAGCTGTGTGATAATCACGGTGACGAAAATAATGCCGAACGGCGCGGCGATCACGAGCAGCGACTCGACGAGTGTTGGTCGACGAATCGAGACGTAGGAGAGTCCACGCCCGGTTTTGTGGAGATAGAACGCCGACA
This sequence is a window from Halohasta litchfieldiae. Protein-coding genes within it:
- a CDS encoding CPBP family intramembrane glutamic endopeptidase, with amino-acid sequence MSNPTPPSDDADSVSVGDDVKIGGPPSDEASTDDRHRLRTLGVAMGLGFGAIIVSLVFQYPIVVLGPRLGLPLPESPLALISLELFIGQVLAMGGLSAFYLHKTGRGLSYVSIRRPTLVESLLVIAAPFGIIFVTVIITQLSLLAGVEPSQHALSGLTGIEPSFYLYLVPLMILIVGPFEELLYRGVVQSRLRESFGPVGAIVLASLIFASIHLPAHGFGSAGIASTAASLTALFGGSLVFGGIYEWTENLTVVALIHGVYNGILLTLLYFVTVYGPELEEMAADAETALVLAGL